A stretch of the Bacillus sp. FJAT-18017 genome encodes the following:
- a CDS encoding phosphatidylglycerophosphatase A family protein, with protein sequence MGEMKKADLTETTARRWLKERGVEVQDIADLVYFLQQNYHDDLKIEDCLHNVERVLSKREVQNAIITGIQLDMLAEKGLLEEPLQSIIKTDEGLYGVDEVLAFSIVNVYGSIGFTNYGYIDKQKPGILRQLNDKSSGEVHTFLDDIVGAVAAAASSRLAHRAENVE encoded by the coding sequence ATGGGAGAAATGAAAAAAGCAGATTTAACAGAAACGACTGCCCGCAGATGGCTTAAAGAGCGAGGAGTCGAGGTTCAGGATATCGCTGACCTCGTTTATTTTTTACAGCAAAATTATCATGACGACCTGAAAATTGAAGACTGCCTTCATAACGTGGAGCGCGTCCTTTCCAAACGCGAGGTACAGAACGCAATTATTACAGGAATACAGCTTGATATGCTTGCCGAGAAGGGGCTTCTTGAAGAACCGCTCCAATCCATTATTAAAACGGATGAAGGGCTTTATGGAGTAGATGAAGTTCTTGCGTTTTCGATTGTGAACGTGTATGGCTCGATCGGGTTCACAAACTATGGATATATTGATAAACAAAAACCAGGGATCCTCCGCCAGCTAAATGACAAATCTTCGGGCGAGGTTCATACGTTCCTTGATGACATCGTCGGTGCCGTCGCAGCTGCCGCATCAAGCCGGCTTGCCCATAGAGCTGAAAACGTGGAATAA
- a CDS encoding DUF309 domain-containing protein — MMYPPEYYEFFIKFNEGDYYTCHDLLEEMWMEEKGNLFFKGLLQMSVAIYHYEYGNVKGARLMMRAAHDYLQGYRPRYWGLDLENVIAFIEECQKRIPDGVDRVPFEKVGLLPVLPQLYLYLED, encoded by the coding sequence ATGATGTATCCGCCAGAGTATTATGAGTTTTTTATAAAATTTAACGAGGGCGATTATTATACATGCCATGACCTTCTTGAGGAGATGTGGATGGAGGAGAAGGGCAATTTGTTCTTCAAGGGATTATTGCAGATGAGCGTGGCGATTTACCATTATGAATATGGGAATGTAAAGGGAGCCCGGCTGATGATGCGGGCTGCTCATGATTATCTTCAGGGGTATCGTCCGCGTTATTGGGGGCTGGATCTGGAAAACGTAATCGCGTTCATTGAAGAGTGCCAGAAGCGAATCCCTGATGGCGTCGACCGGGTTCCTTTTGAAAAAGTCGGTTTGCTGCCAGTCCTGCCGCAACTCTATTTATATTTGGAGGATTAG
- a CDS encoding TIGR01457 family HAD-type hydrolase → MKTYKGYLIDLDGTMYKGSERIEAASGFIQRLQAKGIPYLFVTNNSTRTPAQVAEKLRSFDIPAEESQVFTTSQATANYIYNQKQDASVYVIGEEGLITAFEEKGIRFAGEDADYVVSGLDREITYEKLAVGCLAVRNGAIFISTNGDIAIPTERGMMPGNGSLTSVIAVSTQTTPIFIGKPEPIIMEQALKVLGVAKEDTLMVGDYYDTDIMAGINAGMDTLLVHTGVTTRQMAEGYETKPTYAVDSLDEWEV, encoded by the coding sequence ATGAAAACGTATAAAGGTTATCTGATAGATCTTGATGGAACAATGTATAAAGGCTCAGAGAGGATTGAGGCTGCCTCCGGGTTTATTCAACGGCTTCAGGCAAAGGGGATTCCTTATCTTTTTGTAACAAATAACTCAACGCGCACACCGGCTCAGGTTGCCGAAAAGCTTAGAAGCTTTGATATACCGGCGGAGGAGTCACAGGTGTTTACAACCAGCCAGGCAACCGCAAATTATATTTATAATCAAAAACAGGATGCATCTGTTTATGTAATTGGCGAGGAGGGCCTAATTACTGCTTTCGAGGAAAAAGGAATTCGATTTGCAGGTGAGGATGCCGATTATGTTGTTTCAGGACTTGACCGCGAAATCACCTATGAAAAGCTTGCTGTTGGCTGCCTTGCAGTCCGGAATGGAGCTATCTTTATATCAACAAATGGCGATATTGCCATTCCGACGGAACGCGGTATGATGCCTGGAAACGGCTCACTGACTTCAGTAATCGCTGTTTCAACACAAACGACACCGATATTCATTGGAAAGCCTGAGCCAATCATCATGGAACAAGCATTAAAAGTGCTTGGTGTGGCAAAAGAGGACACCCTGATGGTTGGGGATTATTATGATACTGACATTATGGCGGGAATCAATGCCGGAATGGATACCCTGCTCGTCCATACAGGCGTAACGACAAGGCAGATGGCTGAAGGCTACGAAACAAAGCCAACGTATGCAGTCGATTCGCTTGACGAATGGGAAGTATAG
- a CDS encoding NAD(P)/FAD-dependent oxidoreductase encodes MKNLVILGGGYGGLKLIDELLPDHLPEDVEITLVDRVPYHGLKTEYYALAAGTVSDRELRVDFPRHERLTVRYGDVAKIDLERKTVDFADGTKLGYDILVIGLGCEDKYHNVPGADTYTLSIQSIGKARETYQVLSNLAPGSTVGIVGAGLSGVELASELSESRTDLRVKLFDRGKHILSDFPDRLSEYVENWFIEHNVEIVNNSNITRVEEGLLFNHTEQVPCDAIVWTAGIQASQVVRSLDVEKDSLGRLKITAHHHLPDYEDVFAVGDCASLPHAPSAQLAEGQAEQIAEVLKKRWNGEELPETFPPIKLKGVLGSLGKKQGFGMMAERAITGRVARLIKSGVLWLYKYHKG; translated from the coding sequence ATGAAGAATCTTGTAATCCTTGGCGGAGGCTATGGGGGCTTGAAGCTAATTGATGAGCTGCTTCCGGATCATCTTCCGGAAGATGTTGAGATTACGCTCGTTGACCGTGTACCTTATCACGGTTTGAAGACTGAATACTATGCGCTTGCTGCCGGGACGGTGTCTGACCGGGAGCTTCGTGTTGACTTTCCGAGGCATGAGCGTTTGACGGTTCGTTATGGGGATGTGGCGAAAATTGATCTGGAAAGAAAAACTGTGGATTTTGCTGATGGCACGAAGCTTGGCTATGACATCCTGGTGATCGGGCTTGGCTGTGAGGATAAGTACCATAATGTCCCCGGTGCAGACACTTATACACTAAGCATTCAGAGCATCGGCAAAGCACGCGAGACGTATCAGGTGTTAAGCAATCTTGCCCCTGGTTCGACGGTCGGGATTGTCGGAGCCGGCCTTAGCGGGGTTGAGCTTGCCAGCGAATTAAGTGAAAGCCGCACGGATTTGCGTGTGAAGCTGTTTGACCGAGGCAAGCACATTCTTTCGGACTTTCCCGACAGGCTGAGTGAATATGTGGAAAACTGGTTCATTGAACACAATGTTGAGATTGTCAATAATTCAAATATTACTAGAGTTGAAGAAGGGCTGCTTTTTAACCATACTGAGCAGGTTCCATGCGATGCGATTGTCTGGACTGCTGGTATTCAAGCAAGCCAGGTAGTCAGGAGCCTCGATGTGGAGAAGGATTCGCTCGGCAGGCTGAAGATTACTGCCCATCACCATCTACCAGACTATGAAGATGTATTTGCGGTCGGGGATTGCGCGAGCCTTCCCCATGCCCCAAGCGCCCAGCTTGCGGAGGGCCAGGCGGAGCAGATTGCCGAGGTGCTGAAGAAACGCTGGAATGGCGAGGAGCTGCCAGAGACATTCCCTCCGATCAAGCTGAAAGGTGTGCTTGGCTCACTTGGGAAGAAACAAGGCTTTGGGATGATGGCGGAACGGGCGATCACCGGCAGAGTCGCGCGGCTAATCAAATCCGGTGTACTTTGGTTATACAAATACCATAAGGGATGA
- a CDS encoding 2-hydroxyacid dehydrogenase: MKPYVYITRQVPEETISLLTEKYEVAMWEKEDVPVPREKLLEEARKADGLLTVLSDSIDEEVLSAGGRLKVVSNLAVGYDNIDLAAASSNGIAVTNTPDVLTDTTADLSFALLMASARRIVEASDLIKEDKWTSWSPFLMAGRDIHHKTIGIVGMGKIGAAVAKRATGFDMNILYHNRSRNMQVEEAIGAQYVSFEELVAESDFIVCLTPLTEQTWNMFTRDVFRRMKKSAIFINVSRGPVIDEQALYDALVEGDIAGAGLDVFEKEPISAGHPLLKLKNVTAIPHIGSASVETRTAMIEICAENIDRVLSGKEPKTLVNKDWKQA, translated from the coding sequence ATGAAACCCTACGTATACATAACAAGACAAGTTCCAGAAGAGACTATTTCCTTGTTAACAGAAAAATATGAGGTTGCTATGTGGGAGAAGGAAGATGTCCCTGTTCCGAGAGAAAAGCTTCTTGAAGAAGCCCGAAAAGCAGATGGACTCCTTACCGTCCTTTCTGATTCTATTGATGAAGAAGTTCTGTCAGCTGGGGGTCGCCTAAAGGTTGTGTCCAATCTCGCTGTTGGATATGACAATATCGACCTTGCGGCTGCAAGCAGCAATGGAATTGCAGTCACGAATACACCGGATGTTCTGACCGATACAACAGCTGATTTGAGCTTTGCGCTTTTAATGGCTTCGGCGCGGAGGATAGTTGAGGCTTCCGATCTAATTAAGGAAGACAAATGGACAAGCTGGAGCCCCTTTCTTATGGCAGGACGCGATATCCATCATAAAACGATTGGCATCGTCGGCATGGGGAAAATCGGTGCTGCGGTCGCAAAGCGTGCCACTGGTTTTGATATGAATATCCTTTACCATAACAGATCGAGAAATATGCAGGTGGAAGAAGCGATTGGTGCCCAATACGTTTCCTTCGAGGAACTTGTTGCCGAGTCCGATTTCATTGTCTGCCTTACTCCGCTTACAGAGCAGACCTGGAATATGTTTACAAGAGATGTCTTTAGAAGAATGAAGAAATCAGCTATCTTTATCAATGTATCACGCGGCCCAGTCATTGATGAACAGGCCTTGTATGATGCACTTGTTGAAGGAGACATAGCCGGTGCCGGCCTGGATGTTTTTGAAAAAGAGCCAATCAGCGCAGGCCATCCGCTTTTAAAATTGAAAAATGTAACGGCGATTCCGCACATTGGCAGTGCAAGTGTTGAGACTCGTACAGCGATGATCGAAATTTGCGCCGAAAATATTGACCGTGTCCTGTCTGGCAAGGAGCCGAAAACACTTGTCAATAAGGATTGGAAGCAGGCATAG
- a CDS encoding YuzB family protein has translation MIKPRIEFCVDNLASGSQAARAKLGQDPNLDIIEKGCLGYCGKCAASFYALVNGKPIQGDTPSKLVQNIYHHLEDNPIF, from the coding sequence ATGATTAAACCACGCATCGAATTTTGTGTCGACAACCTTGCAAGCGGTTCACAGGCTGCCCGTGCCAAGCTCGGGCAAGACCCCAATCTAGACATTATCGAAAAGGGATGCCTCGGCTACTGCGGCAAATGCGCAGCCTCCTTCTACGCCCTCGTCAACGGCAAACCCATCCAGGGCGACACCCCCAGCAAACTAGTCCAGAACATCTATCACCATTTGGAGGACAACCCAATTTTTTAA
- a CDS encoding YuiA family protein codes for MATAKADTKKCDYCGGHGYFQLLLGGSETCTCCGGSGKKRK; via the coding sequence ATGGCGACAGCGAAGGCCGATACGAAGAAATGTGATTATTGCGGAGGGCATGGCTATTTCCAGCTGCTGCTTGGCGGATCTGAAACATGTACCTGCTGCGGCGGATCAGGCAAGAAAAGAAAATAA
- the yutH gene encoding spore coat putative kinase YutH gives MLEKMLEQVYGIKSEEYMQVESFNAFRGNGNYYFVADPGPKDEEEIEELQKLAAHLAAYGDTKVPALLPTQSGTLLAQWENKRFCLLTCQLSERKANQRLGRRLAKFHERGRFVPFQVRKSSRIGNWKQLWEARMDQMEKVWSEKIFQPSDEQFEKIFIESFPYYLGLAENAVQYLVDTEIDDDPLDSDSGTVCHERFSEYTWGKRYIIKNPMDWVFDHRSRDLAEWARGRYFHNSRTCGPEITAFLANYQEVAPLSPFSWRLLVARLLFPVHYLETIETYYSASRESDRRASEERLTAIIRKSDDYEQFLAGFFALAHPSVASKLPRPEWLMAK, from the coding sequence ATGCTTGAGAAAATGCTTGAACAAGTTTATGGAATAAAAAGCGAAGAATATATGCAAGTGGAATCATTTAATGCGTTTCGGGGCAATGGGAATTATTACTTTGTTGCTGACCCTGGCCCAAAGGATGAAGAAGAAATAGAGGAGCTCCAAAAGCTTGCTGCCCATTTGGCAGCTTACGGTGATACGAAAGTTCCTGCTCTCCTGCCAACACAAAGCGGAACCCTGCTTGCACAGTGGGAAAATAAAAGATTTTGTCTTTTAACCTGTCAGCTATCGGAGAGGAAAGCGAACCAAAGGCTTGGAAGGAGGCTGGCTAAATTCCATGAAAGGGGGAGGTTTGTTCCCTTTCAGGTTCGGAAAAGTTCGCGAATTGGAAATTGGAAGCAGTTGTGGGAGGCAAGGATGGATCAAATGGAAAAGGTATGGTCCGAAAAAATATTTCAACCTTCTGATGAACAATTTGAAAAAATTTTTATTGAATCCTTTCCTTATTACCTTGGGTTAGCGGAAAATGCGGTTCAATACCTTGTTGATACAGAAATAGATGATGACCCTCTGGACAGCGACAGCGGTACAGTTTGCCATGAACGTTTCTCCGAGTACACCTGGGGCAAGCGCTATATAATTAAAAACCCGATGGATTGGGTATTTGACCATCGCAGCAGAGACCTTGCCGAGTGGGCGAGAGGGCGTTATTTTCACAATAGCCGGACGTGCGGACCGGAAATAACCGCGTTTCTTGCCAATTATCAGGAAGTAGCTCCATTATCGCCGTTTTCATGGCGGCTTCTCGTTGCCCGGCTTTTGTTTCCGGTGCATTACCTGGAAACAATCGAAACATATTACAGTGCATCCCGGGAATCAGACAGACGTGCCTCGGAAGAAAGACTTACTGCGATTATCAGGAAGAGTGATGATTATGAACAATTTCTCGCCGGTTTCTTTGCCCTTGCTCATCCATCAGTTGCCTCAAAGCTTCCGAGGCCCGAATGGCTTATGGCCAAATAA
- a CDS encoding YuzD family protein: MAESKVEIIVYGAEQLCPSCVNLPSSKETYEWLEAAVARKFPNQPFGITYVDIYNPPADPAKRDFAERVIDEDMFYPVVLIGDKVVGEGNPRLKTIFTELESYGYQAG; encoded by the coding sequence ATGGCTGAATCAAAAGTTGAAATTATTGTCTACGGGGCGGAGCAGCTTTGTCCAAGCTGTGTAAACCTCCCATCATCAAAAGAAACATACGAATGGCTTGAAGCCGCTGTGGCAAGAAAGTTTCCAAACCAGCCGTTTGGGATTACATACGTGGATATTTACAATCCGCCTGCAGATCCTGCCAAACGAGACTTTGCAGAACGCGTCATTGACGAAGACATGTTTTATCCCGTCGTCTTGATTGGTGACAAAGTCGTCGGTGAGGGCAATCCACGCCTAAAAACCATCTTCACTGAACTCGAAAGTTATGGCTACCAAGCGGGGTAA
- a CDS encoding NAD(P)/FAD-dependent oxidoreductase — translation MKKPKIVILGAGYGGLITAVRLQKLTGDNEADIVLVNKHDYHYETTWLHEASAGTLHHDKVRYDISSVIDRHKVEFKEDIVLEIKKDEKKVILEKGELEYDYLVVALGAEPETFGIKGLKEYAFGITNVNGARQIREHIEYQFATYSTEEEKKDERLTIVVGGAGFTGIEFLGELSNRVPELCHEYDVDFQKVRVICVEAAPTVLPGFDPELVDYAVTTLQKRGVEFMIGTAIKEATPEGIMVAKGEELVEIKAGTVVWAAGVRGHAVIDKSGFEAMRARVKVQPDLRVPGYEDIFIIGDCSLVINEETNRPYPPTAQIAIQQGEHVAKGLAGLIRGKSELEAFVPDIKGTVCSLGEDDAIGVVYGRKLTGAKASFMKKVIDNRSLFMIGGAGLVLKKGKFNFL, via the coding sequence TTGAAAAAGCCAAAAATAGTGATTCTCGGTGCAGGATATGGCGGGCTTATTACAGCGGTCAGGCTGCAAAAATTAACTGGCGATAACGAGGCGGACATCGTACTCGTCAATAAGCATGATTACCATTATGAAACAACTTGGCTGCATGAGGCATCCGCTGGGACGCTTCATCATGACAAGGTCCGTTATGACATTAGCAGTGTCATCGATCGCCATAAGGTTGAATTCAAGGAAGACATCGTTCTCGAAATCAAAAAAGATGAGAAGAAAGTCATTCTTGAAAAAGGCGAGCTCGAGTATGATTATCTGGTTGTGGCTCTTGGAGCAGAACCGGAAACGTTCGGAATTAAAGGCTTGAAGGAATATGCGTTTGGAATAACCAATGTAAATGGAGCACGGCAAATCCGTGAGCATATTGAATATCAATTCGCGACATACAGCACGGAAGAAGAAAAGAAAGATGAACGTCTGACTATTGTTGTCGGCGGTGCCGGATTTACTGGGATTGAATTTCTCGGCGAGCTTTCCAACAGAGTTCCCGAGCTTTGCCATGAATACGATGTAGACTTCCAAAAAGTCCGTGTTATCTGTGTAGAGGCTGCCCCAACAGTTCTTCCTGGCTTTGATCCGGAACTAGTTGATTATGCAGTTACCACACTCCAAAAGCGTGGCGTCGAATTCATGATCGGAACTGCTATTAAGGAAGCAACACCTGAAGGCATCATGGTTGCAAAGGGTGAAGAGCTAGTAGAAATCAAGGCAGGTACTGTAGTATGGGCAGCTGGTGTCCGCGGCCATGCCGTTATCGATAAGTCAGGATTTGAGGCAATGAGGGCACGTGTGAAAGTTCAGCCAGATCTTCGAGTACCAGGATATGAAGATATTTTCATTATTGGTGACTGCTCCCTGGTCATTAATGAAGAAACTAACCGCCCTTATCCGCCTACAGCGCAAATTGCCATCCAGCAGGGCGAGCATGTGGCAAAAGGTCTTGCAGGCCTGATTCGCGGCAAGAGCGAGCTAGAAGCATTCGTTCCTGATATTAAAGGAACTGTCTGCTCACTGGGTGAAGATGACGCAATTGGCGTTGTGTACGGCAGAAAGCTGACAGGCGCGAAAGCATCCTTCATGAAGAAGGTCATCGACAACCGTTCGCTGTTCATGATTGGCGGCGCAGGCCTCGTTCTGAAAAAAGGCAAATTCAATTTTCTATAA
- a CDS encoding HesB/IscA family protein — MESQVVNITEAAALQIKDMMKQNEEEGSFLRVGVKGGGCSGLSYGMGFDQEISESDILLEQHGIQILINKEDGPILNGTKIDFKQSLMGGGFTIDNPNAIASCGCGSSFRTATKTGTPEEC, encoded by the coding sequence ATGGAAAGCCAAGTAGTGAATATAACTGAAGCAGCTGCGTTGCAGATTAAAGATATGATGAAGCAAAACGAAGAAGAAGGCTCATTCCTTCGCGTAGGCGTAAAAGGCGGCGGATGCAGCGGTCTGTCCTATGGCATGGGCTTTGATCAGGAAATTAGCGAAAGCGATATTCTGCTTGAGCAGCATGGAATCCAAATTCTTATTAATAAAGAAGACGGCCCAATCCTGAATGGCACAAAAATTGATTTCAAACAATCCTTGATGGGCGGCGGATTCACCATCGACAATCCAAACGCTATCGCTTCCTGCGGCTGCGGATCTTCATTCCGTACAGCAACTAAGACTGGCACACCAGAGGAATGCTAA
- a CDS encoding YuiB family protein gives MGIVELTISVLLFFVLFFGIGFILNMLLRMSWVMAVIYPIVVFMIVDKVRFIEYFTNSRAAFTDLVERLVSLASADIIILTSGMAGALAAGAAIKLLRKNGYRMF, from the coding sequence ATGGGAATCGTTGAATTAACTATTTCAGTATTATTATTTTTTGTTTTATTTTTCGGCATCGGGTTTATCCTGAACATGCTGTTGCGAATGTCATGGGTCATGGCAGTTATTTATCCAATCGTTGTATTTATGATCGTTGATAAAGTCAGGTTTATCGAATACTTTACAAATTCAAGAGCTGCTTTTACAGATCTGGTGGAAAGGCTAGTCTCACTCGCTTCCGCTGATATTATAATCCTTACGAGCGGTATGGCAGGGGCACTGGCAGCTGGAGCTGCAATCAAGCTTTTGCGTAAAAATGGATATCGGATGTTCTAG
- a CDS encoding NAD(P)/FAD-dependent oxidoreductase, protein MQEEQKVYDITIIGGGPVGLFTAFYGGMRQASVKIIESLPQLGGQLSALYPEKYIYDVAGFPKVRAQELVNNLKEQMAKFNPDVALEQSVEKVEKQADGVFKLTTNSETHFSKTVVITAGNGAFQPRRLELESAVQYEKTNLHYFIDDLNHFAGKKVVVFGGGDSAVDWALMLEPIAEKVTIVHRRDKFRAHEHSVENLFNSKVEVKTPFVPDELIGADGEVKQVVIATADGETKEVIDVDAVIVNYGFVSSLGPIKEWGLDIEKNSIVVNSRMETNVPGIYAAGDICTYDGKVKLIASGFGEAPTAVNNAKAYIDPKAKVQPLHSSSMFK, encoded by the coding sequence GTGCAAGAAGAACAAAAGGTTTATGATATTACAATCATCGGAGGAGGCCCAGTTGGCCTGTTTACTGCCTTTTATGGCGGGATGCGCCAGGCTTCGGTCAAAATCATTGAAAGCCTTCCTCAATTGGGCGGCCAGCTATCCGCGCTTTATCCTGAAAAATACATATACGATGTTGCAGGTTTCCCGAAAGTCCGTGCCCAGGAACTGGTCAATAACCTGAAAGAACAAATGGCTAAGTTTAATCCTGACGTGGCTCTGGAACAATCGGTCGAAAAAGTTGAAAAGCAGGCTGACGGAGTATTCAAGCTGACAACAAATAGCGAAACTCATTTTTCAAAAACTGTCGTCATTACTGCAGGCAACGGTGCATTCCAGCCCCGCCGGCTTGAGTTGGAAAGCGCAGTACAGTACGAAAAAACAAATTTGCATTATTTCATTGATGACCTGAACCATTTTGCCGGTAAAAAGGTTGTTGTGTTTGGTGGCGGAGACTCCGCTGTTGACTGGGCACTAATGCTTGAGCCAATTGCAGAAAAGGTGACAATTGTTCACCGCCGCGATAAATTCCGCGCGCACGAACATAGTGTTGAAAACCTGTTTAATTCAAAGGTTGAAGTCAAAACTCCTTTCGTTCCGGATGAATTAATCGGCGCTGACGGTGAAGTCAAGCAGGTGGTCATTGCGACTGCCGATGGTGAAACGAAGGAAGTTATCGATGTGGATGCCGTCATCGTCAATTATGGATTCGTTTCTTCACTAGGGCCAATCAAGGAATGGGGCCTTGACATCGAAAAGAACTCCATCGTGGTCAACTCAAGAATGGAAACAAATGTCCCAGGCATCTATGCAGCCGGCGACATTTGCACGTACGATGGCAAGGTGAAGCTTATTGCCAGCGGTTTTGGCGAAGCACCTACAGCAGTCAACAATGCGAAAGCTTACATTGATCCAAAAGCAAAAGTTCAGCCACTCCATAGCTCATCCATGTTTAAATAG
- a CDS encoding NUDIX domain-containing protein gives MASNKRGKVWLAAAGLVVSKEGKWLVVKKSYGGLKGKWSIPAGFVDEGETADEAAVREVKEETGLDCEVKGLIGLRTGVIEEVTSDNLLLFLLEVKGEGLISIQEREIVEAAYLSPAELMEDADTSVLIHYLIGLGKLQNLPGKEGLDPGNLFGYTTYKLFF, from the coding sequence ATGGCTTCAAATAAACGGGGGAAAGTCTGGCTGGCTGCTGCTGGCCTAGTAGTTTCCAAGGAAGGCAAGTGGCTTGTTGTTAAAAAGAGTTATGGAGGGTTAAAAGGTAAGTGGTCCATTCCGGCCGGGTTCGTCGATGAAGGTGAAACGGCAGACGAGGCAGCTGTACGTGAGGTTAAGGAAGAGACCGGGCTTGATTGTGAGGTCAAGGGCTTGATTGGGCTCCGGACGGGTGTGATTGAAGAGGTCACCAGTGATAATCTGCTCTTATTTTTACTGGAAGTAAAGGGAGAAGGGCTGATATCAATTCAGGAACGTGAAATTGTGGAGGCTGCCTATCTGTCGCCAGCCGAATTGATGGAAGATGCGGATACCTCTGTGCTTATTCACTATTTGATTGGCCTGGGAAAGCTGCAGAACCTTCCTGGCAAGGAAGGGCTGGATCCCGGAAACCTTTTTGGTTACACAACCTACAAGCTGTTTTTCTAA
- a CDS encoding 3D domain-containing protein has product MNLLTVWAKRLTMTILFVMALTTTFQSISGVEAKMLIAYSGPGQVAQEKDYSFKTLFAHKFKEIGLTLKSLGHAAMPEHLISSSTAVAGTPPSLEEAIDWSKYKKKKVIATGYTAGVESTGKDKSHPAYGITYSGVKVKRDLFSTIAADPKVFPIGTVLFIPNYGYGVVADTGSAIKGHKLDLYYDTVEEVYDDWGKRTLEVYIVKMGKGKITEKELAKMNATESLQVFRQQYIKSEKK; this is encoded by the coding sequence ATGAACCTACTTACAGTATGGGCAAAGCGGTTGACCATGACAATTTTGTTTGTAATGGCGCTAACAACCACGTTTCAGTCCATCTCGGGGGTAGAAGCAAAGATGCTTATTGCCTATTCCGGACCAGGACAAGTTGCCCAGGAAAAAGATTATAGTTTTAAAACTTTATTTGCCCATAAATTTAAAGAAATTGGATTGACATTAAAAAGCCTCGGACATGCAGCCATGCCAGAGCATCTTATCTCATCGAGCACAGCGGTGGCGGGAACGCCTCCAAGCCTGGAGGAAGCAATCGACTGGAGCAAATACAAAAAGAAAAAGGTTATAGCAACAGGTTACACCGCCGGGGTCGAATCAACCGGCAAGGACAAAAGCCACCCAGCCTATGGAATTACATATTCTGGTGTAAAAGTAAAACGGGATTTATTTTCGACGATTGCAGCTGACCCTAAGGTTTTCCCAATTGGGACTGTCTTGTTCATTCCGAATTATGGCTATGGAGTAGTGGCCGATACGGGCAGCGCAATTAAAGGACATAAGTTGGACCTGTATTACGATACAGTTGAGGAAGTGTATGATGATTGGGGCAAGCGAACACTTGAAGTGTATATTGTTAAAATGGGCAAAGGGAAAATAACAGAAAAAGAACTTGCAAAAATGAACGCAACCGAGTCGCTGCAGGTATTCCGGCAGCAATATATTAAATCCGAGAAGAAATAA